In Streptomyces capitiformicae, one genomic interval encodes:
- a CDS encoding MarR family winged helix-turn-helix transcriptional regulator, translated as MTTRWLTPDEQRAWRAYVAASSLLEDALDRQLQQEAGMPHLYYSMLAALSEAPDRRMRMTDLAERLKITRSRLTYVATRLEKDGVLRRENCQWDKRGSIAVLTDEGMALLERTAPGHVETVRKAVFDHLTPEQIGQLEEISMGIAAAIQGEGGSRPAAPDDLPWRRRSCGSSLPEQ; from the coding sequence ATGACGACCCGCTGGCTCACCCCCGACGAGCAGCGAGCCTGGCGTGCCTACGTCGCCGCGAGCTCGCTCCTGGAGGACGCGCTCGACCGGCAGCTCCAGCAGGAGGCCGGTATGCCGCACCTCTACTACTCCATGCTGGCCGCCCTCTCCGAGGCGCCGGACCGGAGGATGCGGATGACCGACCTCGCCGAGCGCCTGAAGATCACGCGCAGCCGGCTGACGTATGTCGCGACCCGGCTGGAGAAGGACGGTGTGCTGCGGCGCGAGAACTGCCAGTGGGACAAGCGCGGCAGCATCGCCGTACTGACCGACGAGGGCATGGCCCTGCTGGAACGTACGGCGCCGGGTCACGTCGAAACGGTCCGCAAGGCGGTCTTCGACCACCTCACCCCGGAACAGATCGGGCAGCTGGAGGAGATCAGCATGGGCATCGCGGCGGCGATCCAGGGCGAGGGCGGCTCCCGCCCCGCGGCCCCCGACGACCTGCCGTGGCGCCGCCGCTCGTGCGGGTCGAGCCTGCCGGAACAGTGA
- a CDS encoding GTP cyclohydrolase II: protein MPEFPAATPRARVRVPLRFHDGYSVDAELVTFHGLVDGQEHLAIVLGDPAPGTPPLVRLHSECLTGDVLGSARCDCGPQLREAVERIADRGGVLLYLRQEGRGIGLYNKLDAYALQDQGLDTYEANAALGLPEDARDYTAAAQMLDALGIAELDLLSNNPDKAQQLRDLGVGVQQRVPTGVFTTAHNVRYLRAKVLQTQHTLLLPELTAG, encoded by the coding sequence ATGCCCGAATTCCCCGCTGCCACCCCGCGTGCCCGCGTCCGGGTACCGCTGCGTTTCCACGACGGCTACAGCGTCGACGCCGAACTGGTCACCTTCCATGGCCTCGTCGACGGCCAGGAGCACCTGGCGATCGTCCTCGGCGACCCGGCACCCGGCACGCCCCCGCTGGTCCGACTGCACTCGGAGTGCCTGACCGGCGACGTCCTCGGCTCGGCCCGCTGCGACTGCGGCCCGCAGCTGCGCGAGGCGGTGGAGCGGATCGCCGATCGCGGCGGGGTCCTCCTTTACCTCCGCCAGGAGGGCCGCGGCATCGGCCTCTACAACAAGCTCGACGCGTACGCCCTCCAGGACCAGGGCCTCGACACCTACGAGGCGAACGCGGCGCTCGGGCTGCCCGAGGACGCGCGCGACTACACGGCGGCGGCCCAGATGCTGGACGCCCTCGGTATCGCCGAACTGGACCTGCTCTCCAACAACCCCGACAAGGCCCAGCAACTCCGTGACCTCGGCGTCGGCGTCCAGCAGCGTGTCCCCACCGGCGTCTTCACCACCGCCCACAACGTCCGCTACCTCCGCGCCAAGGTCCTCCAGACCCAGCACACCCTCCTGCTGCCGGAACTGACGGCGGGCTGA
- a CDS encoding PP2C family protein-serine/threonine phosphatase, which yields MKGPGSRRFFYARALLRALPALLVLTGLFYDRFTPREFTAVPFFTAAPLVAAPLLSLTGTVVAGVASLAGIVVVHLRYGDAGHVDAITEIATVATVAVLAVVINRLVHRSSARLATAREIAEAAQRAVLPEPQERIGGLEIAARYEAAQAGASIGGDLYAVQDSPHGIRLIVADVRGKGLGAVSAVAVLIGAFREAAEQESTLEAVAQRLERALTRETTRREATRRSRIEAIEAIETYEAIEMYEGFATAVLAEFPHGAGLARIVNRGHPSPLLLYADGTLRMLDAPTPALPLGMGELGAWPDRAEEAEFPTGATLLFYTDGLSEARDAHGVFYEPAERLSGRTFPGPRAVLTTLAEEVRAHTGGGATDDMALLAVRRP from the coding sequence GTGAAGGGGCCGGGCAGCCGGCGCTTCTTCTACGCCCGCGCCCTCCTTCGCGCCCTCCCGGCTCTCCTCGTCCTCACGGGCCTCTTCTACGACCGCTTCACCCCACGCGAGTTCACGGCGGTCCCCTTCTTCACCGCCGCCCCCCTCGTGGCCGCCCCGCTGCTCTCGCTCACGGGCACGGTGGTCGCGGGTGTCGCCTCCCTCGCCGGCATCGTCGTCGTCCACCTCCGCTACGGCGACGCGGGTCATGTGGACGCGATCACCGAGATCGCCACGGTGGCCACGGTCGCCGTACTGGCCGTGGTCATCAACAGACTCGTCCACCGCAGCAGCGCCCGCCTCGCCACCGCCCGGGAGATCGCCGAGGCCGCGCAGCGGGCCGTACTGCCGGAGCCGCAGGAGCGGATCGGCGGCTTGGAGATCGCCGCGCGGTACGAGGCGGCGCAGGCCGGGGCGTCGATCGGGGGCGATCTGTACGCCGTACAGGACTCGCCCCACGGCATACGGCTGATCGTGGCCGACGTACGCGGCAAGGGGCTCGGCGCGGTGTCGGCCGTCGCGGTGCTGATCGGCGCGTTCCGGGAGGCGGCCGAACAGGAGTCCACGCTCGAAGCGGTCGCCCAGCGACTGGAACGGGCCCTCACCAGGGAGACCACGCGACGGGAGGCGACCCGCCGGAGCAGGATCGAGGCGATCGAGGCGATCGAGACCTATGAGGCGATCGAGATGTACGAGGGGTTCGCCACAGCCGTACTCGCGGAGTTCCCGCATGGCGCCGGACTCGCCCGCATCGTCAACCGAGGGCATCCGTCCCCCCTGCTGCTGTACGCCGACGGCACCCTGCGCATGCTGGACGCCCCCACCCCCGCACTCCCGCTCGGCATGGGAGAGCTGGGCGCCTGGCCGGACCGAGCCGAGGAGGCCGAGTTCCCCACCGGCGCGACGCTGCTCTTCTACACCGACGGCCTCTCCGAGGCCCGGGACGCGCACGGCGTCTTCTACGAGCCGGCCGAACGCCTCTCCGGGCGCACCTTCCCCGGCCCGCGCGCCGTGTTGACGACCCTCGCGGAGGAGGTACGCGCCCACACCGGCGGCGGCGCGACGGACGACATGGCACTGCTGGCGGTACGCCGCCCGTGA
- a CDS encoding M23 family metallopeptidase: protein MASNRSATEAPFVPSQRSGETFAYGSYNAENEGPFQEWNPTEESIRPVRGRHRVAKQRQRGGLARSSTVLGVGVIAAVGGAGMASAQTGKPPVSISLPDMPNVGSVFEDEADEPEPQASTSPLSSAGLIAADTEQGTSDAGEALRARIMQQAESQQEAFDKAAAEAVQTAAAKKAAEQAAQEKKEAEAREAAERKEAEEAAAKKAEEERLAALAKQYALPTSSYTLTSYFGQSGPYWSSGYHTGLDFAAPTGTLIKAVHSGTITQAGWDGSYGYKTVLTLDDGTEIWYAHQSSIGVSVGQKVATGDVIGRVGATGNVTGAHLHMEVHPDGSATGIDPAAWLRSKGLSL from the coding sequence GTGGCGTCCAACCGGTCCGCGACCGAAGCCCCGTTCGTGCCGAGCCAACGCAGCGGCGAGACGTTCGCCTACGGCAGCTACAACGCCGAGAACGAGGGCCCCTTCCAGGAGTGGAACCCCACCGAGGAGTCCATTCGTCCCGTTCGCGGCCGGCACCGCGTCGCCAAGCAGCGCCAGCGCGGCGGACTCGCCCGCAGCTCCACGGTTCTCGGCGTCGGTGTCATAGCCGCCGTCGGCGGCGCCGGCATGGCCAGCGCGCAGACCGGCAAGCCCCCGGTGTCCATCTCGTTGCCGGACATGCCGAACGTCGGCTCGGTCTTCGAGGACGAGGCCGACGAGCCGGAGCCCCAGGCCTCCACCTCCCCGCTCAGCAGCGCCGGCCTGATCGCCGCCGACACCGAGCAGGGCACCTCGGACGCCGGCGAGGCACTGCGCGCCCGGATCATGCAGCAGGCCGAGTCGCAGCAGGAGGCGTTCGACAAGGCCGCCGCCGAGGCCGTGCAGACCGCCGCCGCGAAGAAGGCCGCCGAGCAGGCCGCCCAGGAGAAGAAGGAAGCCGAGGCCAGGGAAGCCGCCGAGCGGAAGGAGGCGGAGGAGGCGGCCGCGAAGAAGGCGGAAGAGGAGCGCCTCGCCGCCCTCGCGAAGCAGTACGCGCTTCCGACCTCCTCGTACACCCTCACCTCCTACTTCGGCCAGTCCGGCCCCTACTGGTCCTCCGGGTACCACACCGGCCTCGACTTCGCCGCTCCCACCGGCACCCTGATCAAGGCCGTCCACAGCGGCACGATCACGCAGGCGGGCTGGGACGGCTCGTACGGCTACAAGACCGTCCTCACCCTCGATGACGGCACCGAGATCTGGTACGCCCACCAGTCCTCCATCGGCGTGAGCGTCGGCCAGAAGGTCGCCACCGGCGACGTCATCGGCCGCGTCGGCGCCACCGGCAACGTCACCGGCGCCCACCTCCACATGGAGGTCCACCCCGACGGCTCCGCCACGGGCATCGACCCGGCGGCATGGCTGCGCAGCAAGGGCCTGAGCCTCTGA